One Ricinus communis isolate WT05 ecotype wild-type chromosome 1, ASM1957865v1, whole genome shotgun sequence DNA window includes the following coding sequences:
- the LOC8279818 gene encoding glutathione S-transferase U7, which yields MSEEVKVFGTWSSPYSRRVEIALKLKGIQYEYIEEDLSNKSDLLLKYNPVHEKIPVLVHNGKPVAESLVILEYIDETWQDNPILPKDPYSRAMARFWTNFVDEKILQTAKKTRTAKAEELEQLHQEIYQDMKLLESELEGKEFFGGEKIGQVDIVAFVILYWFHVMSQGVLQTEFISEEKFPVLHKWMAKLCEIDAIKECLPPRDKHVAYMKARFVSMKSASK from the exons ATGTCAGAAGAAGTGAAGGTATTTGGCACTTGGTCTAGCCCTTATAGTCGCAGGGTAGAAATAGCCCTGAAACTAAAAGGGATACAGTACGAGTACATAGAAGAAGACCTTTCCAACAAGAGTGATTTGCTGCTCAAGTATAACCCAGTTCATGAGAAGATTCCTGTTCTTGTTCACAATGGAAAACCAGTTGCAGAATCACTTGTCATTCTTGAATACATCGACGAAACCTGGCAAGATAATCCCATCTTGCCTAAAGACCCTTACAGCAGAGCCATGGCTCGTTTCTGGACTAATTTTGTTGATGAAAAG ATACTGCAAACTGCTAAAAAGACTAGAACAGCTAAGGCTGAGGAGCTGGAGCAACTGCATCAAGAAATTTATCAGGATATGAAATTGCTAGAGAGTGAGCTAGAAGGAAAGGAATTCTTTGGAGGTGAAAAAATTGGACAAGTGGACATTGTAGCATTTGTCATTTTATATTGGTTTCATGTAATGAGTCAAGGTGTACTGCAAACGGAATTCATTTCTGAAGAAAAATTCCCTGTCTTACACAAATGGATGGCGAAGCTCTGTGAGATAGATGCGATCAAGGAATGTCTGCCGCCGAGAGACAAGCACGTTGCTTATATGAAAGCTCGTTTTGTATCTATGAAATCTGCTTCCAAATGA
- the LOC8279817 gene encoding glutathione S-transferase U7 encodes MAEEVKLMGMWASPFSRRVEMALRLKGIQYEYTEEDLRNKGELLLKYNPVHKKIPVLVHNGKTVAESLVILEYIDETWQDNPNMPKDPYNRAMTRFWVNFVEEKILQAAYKTRTAEGEEREQLIQGVHQDLKLLENELKGKEFFGGEKIGYVDIVAFSVLYWYQVMCQDALEMEFITEEKFPVLHKWIAKLSEIDGIKESIPLKNKHVAHLKAGFAAMKSASK; translated from the exons ATGGCGGAAGAAGTGAAACTAATGGGCATGTGGGCTAGCCCTTTTAGTCGAAGGGTAGAAATGGCCTTGAGATTGAAGGGGATACAGTATGAATACACAGAGGAAGACCTCCGCAACAAGGGTGAATTGCTGCTTAAGTATAATCCAGTTCATAAGAAGATTCCTGTTCTTGTTCACAATGGAAAAACAGTTGCAGAATCACTTGTCATTCTTGAATACATCGACGAAACCTGGCAAGACAATCCCAACATGCCTAAAGATCCTTACAACAGAGCAATGACTCGTTTCtgggttaattttgttgaaGAGAAG ATTCTGCAAGCTGCTTACAAGACTAGAACAGCTGAAGGTGAGGAGCGGGAGCAACTGATTCAAGGAGTTCATCAAGACTTGAAGTTGCTAGAGAATGAGCTAAAAGGAAAGGAATTCTTTGGAGGTGAGAAAATTGGATATGTGGATATTGTAGCATTTTCTGTTTTGTACTGGTATCAAGTAATGTGTCAGGATGCTCTGGAAATGGAGTTCATCACAGAAGAAAAATTCCCAGTCTTGCACAAATGGATAGCAAAGCTCAGCGAAATAGATGGCATCAAGGAAAGCATTCCGCTGAAAAACAAGCATGTTGCACATCTGAAAGCTGGCTTTGCAGCTATGAAATCTGCTTCCAAATAA
- the LOC8279816 gene encoding glutathione S-transferase U7 isoform X2, which yields MVEELKLLGTWASPFSHRIRLALKLKESLVILEYIDQTWKHHPLLPKDPYDRAIARFWAKFVDEKILQTALKGSAATGKEKEQVIEEVDQYLKLLVNELKDNDFFGGESIGYLDIVAFSIFYFFEGHQVIMRIKLISEEKVPVLYKWMERLCERDVICESLPPKDKHLGYFVAPTEAAKSVSKCRSVLLDS from the exons ATGGTAGAGGAACTGAAGCTACTAGGAACATGGGCTAGTCCTTTTAGTCACAGAATAAGACTAGCCCTGAAACTGAAAG AGTCACTTGTCATTCTTGAATACATCGATCAAACCTGGAAGCATCATCCACTCTTGCCTAAAGATCCTTACGACCGAGCCATAGCTCGTTTCTGGGCTAAATTTGTCGACGAAAAG ATCCTGCAAACAGCTCTCAAGGGTAGTGCAGCCACAGGAAAGGAGAAGGAGCAGGTCATTGAAGAAGTTGATCAATACCTGAAGCTGTTAGTAAATGAGCTAAAAGATAACGATTTCTTTGGAGGTGAGAGTATTGGATACTTAGACATAGTGGCATTTTCTATCTTCTATTTCTTTGAAGGGCATCAAGTAATTATGCGAATCAAGTTGATCAGTGAAGAGAAAGTTCCAGTTCTATACAAATGGATGGAAAGGCTATGTGAAAGAGATGTGATCTGCGAGTCCCTGCCTCCAAAAGACAAACATTTGGGTTATTTTGTAGCCCCAACAGAGGCTGCAAAATCCGTCTCCAAATGTAGATCTGTACTTTTAGATTCATAA
- the LOC8279816 gene encoding glutathione S-transferase U7 isoform X1 translates to MVEELKLLGTWASPFSHRIRLALKLKGIQYQYIEQDLSNKSPLLLMSNPVHKKIPVLLHNDSPIAESLVILEYIDQTWKHHPLLPKDPYDRAIARFWAKFVDEKILQTALKGSAATGKEKEQVIEEVDQYLKLLVNELKDNDFFGGESIGYLDIVAFSIFYFFEGHQVIMRIKLISEEKVPVLYKWMERLCERDVICESLPPKDKHLGYFVAPTEAAKSVSKCRSVLLDS, encoded by the exons ATGGTAGAGGAACTGAAGCTACTAGGAACATGGGCTAGTCCTTTTAGTCACAGAATAAGACTAGCCCTGAAACTGAAAGGTATACAATATCAATACATAGAACAGGATCTCTCCAACAAGAGCCCATTGCTTCTTATGTCTAACCCAGTTCATAAGAAAATTCCAGTGCTGTTGCATAATGACAGTCCCATTGCAGAGTCACTTGTCATTCTTGAATACATCGATCAAACCTGGAAGCATCATCCACTCTTGCCTAAAGATCCTTACGACCGAGCCATAGCTCGTTTCTGGGCTAAATTTGTCGACGAAAAG ATCCTGCAAACAGCTCTCAAGGGTAGTGCAGCCACAGGAAAGGAGAAGGAGCAGGTCATTGAAGAAGTTGATCAATACCTGAAGCTGTTAGTAAATGAGCTAAAAGATAACGATTTCTTTGGAGGTGAGAGTATTGGATACTTAGACATAGTGGCATTTTCTATCTTCTATTTCTTTGAAGGGCATCAAGTAATTATGCGAATCAAGTTGATCAGTGAAGAGAAAGTTCCAGTTCTATACAAATGGATGGAAAGGCTATGTGAAAGAGATGTGATCTGCGAGTCCCTGCCTCCAAAAGACAAACATTTGGGTTATTTTGTAGCCCCAACAGAGGCTGCAAAATCCGTCTCCAAATGTAGATCTGTACTTTTAGATTCATAA
- the LOC112533689 gene encoding glutathione S-transferase U7-like codes for MAEEVKLFGMWASPFSRRIELALKMKGIQYHYIEEDLSDKSDLLLKYNPVLKKVPVLVHNGKPIAESLIILEYIDETWKHHPIMPEDPYNKAVARFWAKFIDERILVTAIKASAAKEEEKEQIIEEIGEQLKLLESELKEKEYFGGESIGYLDIVALFIVDWFKVRQEIMQIELLNEERFPVLCKWMEKLHGIHVVNKCLPPREEHFAYLKARIESAKSASK; via the exons atggCAGAGGAAGTAAAGCTATTTGGTATGTGGGCTAGTCCTTTTAGTCGCAGAATAGAACTAGCCCTGAAAATGAAAGGAATACAATATCATTATATTGAGGAAGACCTCTCAGACAAGAGTGATTTGTTGCTCAAGTACAACCCAGTTCTTAAAAAAGTTCCTGTGCTTGTCCACAATGGAAAACCAATTGCAGAATCGCTTATCATTCTTGAGTACATTGACGAGACCTGGAAACATCATCCTATCATGCCTGAAGACCCTTATAATAAAGCTGTAGCTCGTTTCTGGGCTAAATTTATAGATGAAAGG ATCTTGGTAACAGCTATTAAGGCTAGTGCAGCAAAAGAGGAGGAGAAAGAGCAGATCATTGAAGAAATTGGTGAGCAGCTGAAGTTGcttgagagtgagttaaaagaaaaggaatattTTGGAGGTGAGAGCATTGGGTACCTAGACATTGTTGCATTGTTTATAGTGGACTGGTTCAAAGTTCGTCAAGAAATTATGCAAATAGAATTGTTAAATGAAGAGAGGTTTCCAGTTTTATGCAAATGGATGGAAAAACTCCATGGAATACATGTGGTCAATAAATGCCTGCCTCCAAGAGAAGAACATTTTGCTTATCTTAAAGCTCGCATTGAGTCTGCAAAATCTGCCTCGAAATAA
- the LOC8279814 gene encoding glutathione S-transferase U7: MDRHEYNLHHLFLLSAKSKSRMAEEVKLLGAWASPFSHRIELALKLKGIQYEYIEEDLSNKSPLLLSTNPVHKKIPVLIHNGKPIAESLVILEYIEETWQSNPILPKDPYDRAVARFWAKFVDEKILQTASKFRSAKEEEKLQIFEELGQHLKVLENELRGREFFGGESIGFVDIVIFFIVHWFQLRQEVMQIEFISNEKFPVLCKYLEKLHEIDVVKESLPPKEKHLAFVRDFLEAAKSSSK; the protein is encoded by the exons ATGGATAGACATGAATACAATTTACATCACCTTTTTTTGTTGAGTGCAAAGTCTAAGTCCAGAATGGCAGAAGAAGTTAAGCTACTTGGCGCCTGGGCAAGTCCATTTAGTCACAGAATAGAACTAGCTCTTAAGCTAAAAGGGATACAGTATGAATATATTGAAGAAGACCTCTCTAACAAGAGTCCTTTGCTTCTCAGTACCAATCCAGTTCACAAAAAAATCCCTGTGTTGATACATAATGGAAAACCAATCGCAGAATCACTTGTCATTCTTGAATACATTGAAGAAACCTGGCAAAGTAATCCCATCTTGCCTAAAGACCCTTATGATCGAGCCGTAGCTCGTTTTTGGGCTAAATTCGTAGACGAAAAG ATCTTGCAAACTGCAAGCAAATTCAGATCAGCAAAAGAGGAGGAAAAACTGCAAATCTTTGAGGAACTTGGTCAGCATCTTAAGGTTCTCGAGAATGAGTTAAGGGGAAGGGAATTTTTCGGAGGAGAAAGCATTGGCTTTGTAgatattgttatattttttatagtccATTGGTTCCAACTCCGCCAAGAAGTTATGCAGATAGAGTTTATCAGTAATGAGAAATTTCCAGTCTTATGCAAATACCTGGAAAAGCTTCATGAAATTGATGTGGTGAAGGAATCCTTGCCTCCAAAAGAGAAGCATTTAGCTTTTGTTAGAGACTTTTTAGAGGCTGCCAAATCTTCCTCCAAATAA
- the LOC8279813 gene encoding glutathione S-transferase U7, whose product MAPTTQSEMNKGNELWKFKSDPKMAEEVQLISMWASPFNCRAQLPLKLKGVQYEYIEEDLSNKSPLLLKYNPVYKKIPVLVHKGKPISESLVILEYIEETWKNNPIMPQDSYSTAIARFWANFADENILQTAIKSSKAKGEEREKLWDEVCQNLKLLENELNGKQFFGGKNIGYLDIVAFSLVHWFQVANEVTQMELITEENFPGLLKWTEKMGDIDVVKETLPPRDKHLALIRDLMEAQKI is encoded by the exons ATGGCACCTACCACACAATCAGAGATGAACAAAGGAAACGAGCTGTGGAAGTTCAAATCTGATCCGAAAATGGCAGAAGAAGTACAGCTCATTAGCATGTGGGCTAGTCCTTTCAACTGCAGAGCACAACTACCCCTGAAACTGAAAGGGGTTCAGTACGAGTATATAGAGGAAGATCTCTCCAACAAAAGTCCTTTGCTTCTGAAGTATAACCCTgtttataagaaaattccTGTGCTCGTACACAAGGGAAAGCCTATTTCAGAATCACTTGTCATTCTCGAATACATCGAAGAGACCTGGAAAAACAATCCTATCATGCCTCAGGACAGTTATAGCACAGCCATAGCTCGTTTCTGGGCTAATTTCGCAGATGAAAAT ATCTTGCAAACGGCTATCAAGTCTAGTAAGGCCAAaggggaagagagagagaaactcTGGGACGAAGTTTGTCAGAATTTGAAGTTGCTTGAAAACGAGCTAAATGGAAAGCAATTCTTTGGAGGTAAGAATATCGGATACCTGGATATTGTGGCATTTTCTTTAGTGCATTGGTTCCAAGTGGCTAATGAAGTTACCCAAATGGAGTTAATCACTGAAGAGAACTTTCCGGGCTTACTTAAATGGACAGAAAAGATGGGTGATATTGATGTGGTGAAGGAAACCCTGCCTCCCAGGGATAAACATCTTGCTTTGATTAGAGATCTTATGGAAGCTCAAAAGATTTGA
- the LOC8279812 gene encoding glutathione S-transferase U7: MTEEVKLLGTWASPFSHRIELALKLKGIQYEYIEEDLSNKSTLLLSTNPVHKKIPVLIHNGKPIAESLVILEYIEETWPNNPILPKDPYNRALARFWAKFVEEKILQTASKFRVAKEEEKKQIYEELDQQLKVLENELREREFSGGESIGFVDIVAFFILYWFQVRQEVLQLSLISKEKFPVLCKYVDKLLEIDMVKECLPPKEKHLAYVRAHFEAAKSSSK; this comes from the exons ATGACAGAAGAAGTTAAGCTACTTGGCACCTGGGCAAGTCCATTCAGTCACAGAATAGAACTGGCTCTTAAGTTAAAAGGGATACAGTATGAATACATTGAAGAAGACCTCTCTAACAAGAGTACTTTGCTTCTCAGTACCAACCCagttcataaaaaaattcctGTGCTGATACATAATGGAAAACCAATTGCAGAATCACTTGTCATTCTTGAATACATTGAAGAAACCTGGCCAAACAATCCCATCTTGCCTAAAGATCCTTATAATCGCGCCTTGGCTCGTTTTTGGGCTAAATTCGTAGAAGAAAAG ATCTTGCAAACTGCAAGCAAATTCAGAGTAGCAAAAGAGGAGGAGAAAAAGCAGATCTATGAAGAACTTGATCAGCAACTAAAGGTTCTTGAGAATGAGTTAAGGGAAAGGGAATTTTCCGGAGGTGAAAGCATTGGATTTGTGGATATCGTAGCATTTTTCATACTCTACTGGTTCCAAGTCCGTCAAGAAGTGTTGCAGCTATCGCTTATCAGTAAAGAGAAATTCCCAGTTCTATGCAAATATGTGGATAAGCTTCTTGAAATTGATATGGTGAAGGAATGCTTGCCACCGAAAGAGAAACATTTAGCTTATGTTAGAGCTCATTTTGAGGCTGCCAAATCTTCCTCCAAATAA